One window of Alkaliphilus metalliredigens QYMF genomic DNA carries:
- a CDS encoding Ppx/GppA phosphatase family protein, giving the protein MNIKAIIDVGTNSIKFHIAELTSNGKIKTILDENNIARIGEGLRETGVLSPEAMKRNTEAITEFVNKAKELNVDEFIGVGTMALRTAKNSDEFVKMVKDANGVEIKVITGDEEARLSYLAVLSGLDLQEGELAIFDTGGGSTEFIFGSGKEISKKFSVNLGSLTISENVLKTDPATEEEISKALEEIHKTFEAHGASGKVTQLVGMGGTVTSIGAVKHKMSKYDPDIIQGSKLELSEVEEQIKMYGSKTNEERQQIVGLQPKRAEVILAGACILKVIMERMSMDHLTISDRGLRHGLAYDLFK; this is encoded by the coding sequence ATGAATATAAAAGCGATAATTGATGTCGGAACCAATTCAATTAAGTTCCATATAGCAGAACTTACTTCAAATGGGAAAATAAAAACAATTTTAGATGAAAATAACATTGCTAGAATAGGAGAAGGACTGAGAGAAACTGGTGTGTTAAGCCCAGAGGCAATGAAAAGAAATACTGAGGCAATAACAGAATTTGTGAATAAAGCCAAAGAATTAAATGTCGATGAGTTCATAGGCGTAGGAACCATGGCCCTACGTACAGCGAAAAATAGTGATGAATTTGTAAAAATGGTTAAGGATGCTAATGGGGTTGAGATTAAAGTCATAACTGGAGACGAAGAAGCGCGCCTTTCTTATTTGGCAGTTCTATCGGGATTAGATTTACAAGAGGGAGAGTTAGCCATTTTTGACACTGGTGGAGGAAGTACGGAGTTTATATTTGGAAGTGGAAAAGAAATTAGCAAGAAATTTAGTGTTAATTTAGGATCTCTTACCATTAGTGAAAACGTTCTCAAAACAGATCCAGCAACAGAAGAAGAAATAAGTAAAGCTCTTGAAGAAATTCATAAGACATTTGAGGCACATGGTGCCAGTGGTAAAGTGACTCAATTGGTAGGTATGGGTGGTACAGTTACCAGTATTGGAGCTGTAAAACATAAAATGTCTAAGTATGATCCTGATATTATTCAAGGGTCAAAACTTGAATTAAGTGAAGTTGAAGAACAAATTAAAATGTATGGATCTAAAACAAACGAAGAGCGTCAGCAAATTGTAGGATTACAGCCAAAACGAGCAGAAGTTATTTTAGCAGGTGCTTGTATATTAAAAGTAATAATGGAAAGAATGTCCATGGATCATCTGACGATAAGTGATAGAGGGTTAAGGCATGGATTGGCATATGATTTGTTTAAATAA